The sequence GGGACAAcaggcagagcagggacaggagaggaaggagtGTAGCTGCATGTGCAGTCACTGTATTCCCACTTGCATTTGGAAGCTCTGGAGGCACTGTGTCTGCTTGATTCTCCTGGACTTTCTTGATTTTTGCTGACCCTTACACAAGGCACTGCTGCCTTGAATCACAATTGAGCATATATAATCCTCAAACCACCGGAGAACCCTGCTATAGATTAACACAGTCTGAAAACCTGCTGTAATTTGTCCTGATGTCAAAGTAATCTTTGTATCACACCTCACTCCTTGAAAAGTGTTACTTTTATTGATGAGTCAGTGGTTGAAATGTAATAAATACCAGACTAACCTTATCCATCATATGCAATGTATCAATTAGCTTTTTGGCCTCAGGAAATGTGTGAGCAAGTGACCAAAACAGTTTAATTCACAGTTGTGCGCACAAATCACCTGGATTGCAGTCCACAGCTTAAATGATATGATTACACACCACAGCTTAAATGATGGGTTATGAAACTTCATCATGGGATTTCAGGTATATTGGCTTAGAAATCTTCCTTAACTTTTCCTGGTGTCGCAACGTACGGCCTTGTTTATGGGCAAGACCCATAGGAGGCAGATggatctggaaaagaaaatcccaCCAGTTAGGTGCAAACTGAGAAGCTAcaagaaaaaggcagaatttaTACAGACTAGTTTTCAATGAGTTTTAAATAGTTTCTTCACACTTTGGAGAGGGCAACTGTACCATCTCAAACCAGGTTATTAGATTTCTAGGAGGAGCCCTTGCTGAGAAATTATTAGTGGTGTAACTTTCAGGCcctaaatgttttgtttattaaaatccTATATATTTTATGCTTTAGTAACCTTGTTTTGTAGCTTGACACCAGACTGTAATGATAAAATACTTGTTGAAACAGGACTGCTGACAATGTTCCAGAGCAGAAAGACCTAGAAACACCTAAAGATTCCTCAGTAGATGTCTTAAAGCAAAGTGCGCTTTATTCATACCTACCTAGCAAGTCACAAAATAACCTCTAACTGTATGTATTGAAAGACTGCCTTCTTATTGTCATGGTTATATATACCATATTAAAATGCACAATCAATGTCATTGACTCCACAAGCAGAAGGAGCAATAGGTGACAGGCTCTTCCTTGATTGACAAAGTCTTTATATTTCATAAGACTGTTAGTGGGAGTCATGCAGCTATATCCCCCCTAAGTGATTGAAAAATGTAGGTGTTAGCAGTCAGATGTTATTGTTGCTGAGGCTGTCATCCTGTAAGAGAGCTGTTTAGGTGCAAATAGTAGTAAAAGCACTGACTGCAGCAATAGAGATTTCTAGAATCTGAAAAATAATGATCATCCAGTTTGTCTGAGAGAGCTGATCTAGGACTGATCCTTTGGGATTTtgaagctgctgcagagcataCATTTTAAGCCCATTTCTAGTAGCACTGTTTGCCAGATGTGCATTGTTATGCTGTATACTGGAGAAAAAGCTGTATGTGAAGCGGATGCTAACAGTGACCATATTCTAGGCAAGCATCTGATGAAGATACAATTTAATTTTGACCATGACTGCCTTGATAAGGAAACTACAGATGTGAAAATATAAACTAATCAACAGGAGTAGACAGGAAGTCTCTATGGGAGGCAGCATGAAGTATTACAGACAGAAGTGACTGGGCAGTGAGGAAACTATATTGAATGGTGCAATAGAAGACACTCCTGCAACTTCCAGCATTTCAGTAATCTTGGACATGTTTTTCTCTGGGAACAGgggaaaagaagcagcaacatAGGCAAGTGCTTTATAAGACCTGATTTATGACCAGGAGAACAGTTACGAGTAATGTTGGCTATGAAAGTTATTGTATCTATGGCAGAtgtaattaagtatttttattctcTCACTCTCTTTTATTATGTGGAAAGATTAACCGATTTGATTCCATTACTGTCTCTTTCTACATTCACTGGTCAGACAAGACTGCCTAAATATTCACAGACCTTGGGAGTTTAGCTCATGCAACTCCATTTAGGCTTTGACTCCttattttgagaagaaatcaGCCAATTTACAGTGAAATAAGAGAGATGGACAACATTTCAATATACATTTGGCTTCTTTGGCTCTGATTTAGCATAGCATTTATATACTGGCTTATCTAAAAATGCAGTGCGCTGACAGTGATGTAAACTTAAGGTTTTATTGTCCAGTGAGAGCTAAGTGGGTATAGCTGAAGTCTTTGTGACTAGATTTATACTCACAGGTCTCGGGTAGGGGATGTTATAGTGAAGTCCAATTTCTATTCTTGCCTCACATTCTTCTATACA comes from Strix aluco isolate bStrAlu1 chromosome 15, bStrAlu1.hap1, whole genome shotgun sequence and encodes:
- the LYRM1 gene encoding LYR motif-containing protein 1 isoform X2, translated to MTPVTRQEVLGLYRKIFQIAKKWQSASGQIEETIKEKEYIKNEARTLFRKNKNVTDPKLIKQCIEECEARIEIGLHYNIPYPRPIHLPPMGLAHKQGRTLRHQEKLRKISKPIYLKSHDEVS